Below is a genomic region from Sander vitreus isolate 19-12246 chromosome 15, sanVit1, whole genome shotgun sequence.
TCCAAATCACAGAGCAAAGCATCTTTTCTTATCTATGAAAATCCAAAGTCATTTTTGTTCCATATGTCCACTCCCATGTTCCAAGTATGTTCACACACACGTTATTTTTTAGTGTTttataaaatgagaaaagacCAGACATCTAATTTAGGGTTGCACAATTAATCGAAATATCaaaatatggactagtgcaatatccaaatcgcagtgGGAAGGGGCGCACAATACATTTgttaaaaggcaaaatatgtgtcaaaacattctgaattaagtatcgtggtgctgcagagacattaaacctacaaatcgtatcctaaagaaaaaaaatctttggtacagatccttgcaaaaaaaaacaaaaaaaatcacaatcattttaatatttcaatgagaataatgatacaaaaataatcATTCCCTCAGTATAGTAAATCATATCGCAATTaccagtcaaaataatcaccattacatattttcctcatatcgtgcagccctctCTAATTTTCAGCCATTTCATTAGGAAAGTTTCAAAAGCTGTCGGGATGTATTTTCCAGAGAAAACTGTTTAGCTCTTTGACTTGAGTAGGATGATGGCACAAGTTGGGGCCAACAATAAACAGTGTATTAGGCTTTAACTTAACAGAGTCATCCTGGGGTCCCCTGTTCCCATCAGAACGTCTTTATTTAACGTTAATAGCTGGAAGTTTGTCACTGTGGTCATTCTTACACACTGCTTACCTTGATGGGCAGAGAGTACAGGTAGATCTCCTCCAGGGACTTGATCTTCATATCCTTAACCAGGCGGCCCAGCTTGGTGACTGGCACCCACTAACAAAAGACAGAGCATCTCAATGTAAGATTGCAGTATAAATAATTAGAGGCTATTTTACCAAATGTTCATTTAAAATACTAGTGAGTCTTAAACTTACTTCCTTGTCCTCGGCCTTGCCGCCCCGTGCACCGCGGCCCCTGCCACGGCCTCTGCCGCGTCCACGGCCCCTGCCGCGGCCACCTGCCCCAAAACCTCCGCGAAAACCTCCTCTACCACCGGCGTCGTCCGCCATTTGctgcaaaacaaaatacagatCAAAATTAATATTTGTAAAGCAACAGAGAGTATAAGTTAGCAAGCGTCGGTCTAGCCATTTCCTTTATCTTACGTTAAACGAGCATCGCCGCCATAGTCAACGTTTAAAGACTTCACGGCAATATTTACAAATATCTCAAATTCAGCCTAATTGTCCTCATAAATACGACCAGGGTTTTTGAAATAACATAGTCTTGTGTGACTTGCAGGTATAATAAATGTGTTTGGCAGAAGGATGTGCGAGATAAAGCAGGATTTTGATCGGAAAGAATTACTTCACATTCAACTTACGTGATCGTAATAACAGGAAGAAGACCGAAGAGAAGTCCCGCCGGGTTTTATGTAGAAGTCTTATCGCGAtatttcctttaaaagaaaactgaatGTGCTGAATATTGCCCCTAGCGGCGGCTTTTTCAGAActtgaccatagactgtataaaataggacCTGAATCTTttgttattatacatccatAGACTCTTGTCTGTCCTatgctttgatttgatttgatttgatttgatgaagaagaagaacttTATGAATCCCTTATTGGGGAAATTTAATTTTAAGAGGTTGATACTGATTTGATTTTATATCTTCTCAATGAAAATTGTAatattttagcattttaaaagcaaacaaaactAGTCATGAACATGAACATAAGCTCCCTTACAGTGTCTGTCGGAggacattatattatattatcttactacattttataattatttagcttgtatgtatttattcagcGCGCACACTGATAGTTCCCTGATATGCACTGATTTTACCTGACATAACCTTCttttgttatattatatatatatattatatatatatatatatatatattatatttatcactcacacacacaaaatagatTAAGACTCTTCTCTTGAATGAAGTTTAGGATGACAgtttaatgatttatttaaaaaatagatgAAACAACAGCACAAAATTGTTACAAAGTCACTCTTTTTTAATCATATACCTACCTACATATTCTAAAAGCACACACCTTTGAAGAAATGAACACATGCAGAAATTATACACAGCAGCAGCCAACCAGCAGCAGTAACTGACTCGTCCCTTAGCAGTTGCCGTTGTTGGTACTTGGAGTCCCACTAGAGCTGCCACTGCTCTCCCCAAggtcctcctcctctacctcaTGCAGATCGTCCATTACCTCCAGGCTCTCACAGATCAGCCCTATTTGCCTCTTCATGTGGGCCATGGTGCTCTGCAttctcctcatcttcctctgcAGGGCGGTGGCGATGGCCCTGTGGTTCCTCTGTCTGACTTCATACTCCTGCCTCAGTTGCTTGTAGCAGTTGTGCTGAGCCTGGGTGCGGTGGGAGAGAATTGTCCCGCAGCCCATGTGGCAGGGCTGACGCCAGTGTTCGCAGTGACGTGCGTGGGTGTCCAGGTCCCGGCGGAGGAGCTGTGCCCGGCAGCCCTGGTATGGACAGGGGATGAGCTCGTACAGACAGCTCATGCTGTGGCAGTACTGCTCCGAAAGGGAGAAGGTCTCTGCACAACCACGGATCTCATTCTTACACTGTAAGAGGCCAGACAGCGAAATACAAAGAAATCAATAGCTATAGAAGACATggttcacatacagtatgcctGCAGCATGAAGTACTTCTCAACTTAGTTAGTTAGTTGACTTTATTATTCAAGCAGAGGTGAGATTAcaagtggtggaggaagtactcagATACTTTACCGAAGTAAAATCAGCAATACTGcagtaaaaaaataatccaTACAAGTCCTACATTAAAAATATCACTTATGTAAACACAAGTATTATTAGCAAAATTTAGCcaaatcaaatatatatatatatatatatatatgccataagcacatcatttattttgtatgtgaaatatgaatctgtaaagtaataaagctgtcaaataaatgtagtcaagtaaaagtacactatttccctctgaactgtagtggagtagaagttttctgacattttatagacttgttgattaattaattaattgaaaaaaaatatgtttatattaatTGATCATGAAAATAATGTTAGGTGCACCCCTATAGTTATAAGTATTGTTCATTAAAAGGACCATAGTCTCATCCTTACTGTAACCAATACTACATGAATACGTCCTGTGAACCAATTCACAAGGCCAGATAAACACCCAGAGCAAAAATCAGGGGACCCGTTTACCGACCCCCCCTCGCAGAGCTTCAAGATTAGACGGTCCTTTTTAGGCCATGTTATCAGTTATTTAGATGTGTTCCTTTTTCAATAACTAAAATGAGGTGTCATAATTACAGCACATACCTTTGACTCTTATGTACAAATCTCCAACATATTTTCCATTTCCTACCTTGATCTTCATGCGTCCAATAGATTTGCTCAGCTTGAACATGACAAAGATCAAGCTCGGGTTAACAGGCTTCCTGCAGCAGGGGCAGGTTTCTTGCCTGTAAAGGATAAACAGCAGTTAGTCCTGTTCTTCTGTGTGGAACAGACATTAATAACAGTCCAATACAGTACAACTATAcacagttttttccccccgtGGTATTGATCCATGTTCACTACCTCTTCAGCCACTGTAAGATGCATTTCTTACAGAAGATGTGGTGGCATGCAGCTCTTACTGGACACCTGAGGACCCCCTGGCATATGGTGCAGACCAGATCGTAGTCTGGAGTGTCCACAAACAGCTCCACATCATAGCCCCCACTCTGTGTTGACACCTCTGGGTCTGCCTGGatgtggccaaaacaaataatactTTATTCTGGGTTAccataatgtattattattatcatgaaTGTCAAGGAGACAGGGTAGAGTTGTGGCAGCTGAGTAGATGGACAAACTGTGATCCCTTGTGTACCCAGGTCAGTTTTTTCTCTACAGCTGTAAAACATGGCTCCACAGCTGCTTACAACCCATCCACAGTGTTTTCAACATAAAGGCAAGAGATGACTAAACAGAATTGTTCTGGAAAGTCGATTACATAATAACAAAAAGCAAGTAATCcttcaaaactgtttttaaacatCACATCATTACAAAACATGCTTATACACACatgtttaagtttatttttaatatctaataaaacaaataccatGACAATATGCATTTTTAAGGAAAAGCACATTTCAGAGTTAACCAAAAAACTAGCTGTTCTCATTAGGATACATGTGTGATAGTTTCAAAATTGACCACGAGCATCCGTAATaaaacagatagacagatatataaataaacagaagCTGTTGTGTACTCACCATGACAATCTTCTTTCTTCACCGTGTTTCCATTCCCGGGGCGATGTTTTACTCCATATCGGTCCACTCACATGTCACACGCGAAACATACCCGCGTTAtcaatacaacacacacatgaacattcCTGACAAAACATGAAGAAGGgaccgtgtgtgtgcgcgcgcggaCAAATGAAAACAGTAAATTATGGAAACGGACGGAGATAATGGCGCTCATTATGGAGCGCGTCCTTTCCCTTCTGTTCTAGCATCAAAGCTCAGCCTCCACGAGTCAAACAGGAACTTTTGAACATGAATAGCTCCAGCTGAGTCTATTGTTGTGAGCCTCAGGGACCAAATGTAAAAGTCAAAGTTAATTTAGAGACTCTAATGATCACATAACATCCACCTATGTTACTTCTAAACTTACATTTTCCAGAAACGACTACTTTTCATGCTTTTTTAATA
It encodes:
- the rnf151 gene encoding RING finger protein 151, which codes for MADPEVSTQSGGYDVELFVDTPDYDLVCTICQGVLRCPVRAACHHIFCKKCILQWLKRQETCPCCRKPVNPSLIFVMFKLSKSIGRMKIKCKNEIRGCAETFSLSEQYCHSMSCLYELIPCPYQGCRAQLLRRDLDTHARHCEHWRQPCHMGCGTILSHRTQAQHNCYKQLRQEYEVRQRNHRAIATALQRKMRRMQSTMAHMKRQIGLICESLEVMDDLHEVEEEDLGESSGSSSGTPSTNNGNC